In one window of Prevotella fusca JCM 17724 DNA:
- a CDS encoding FtsB family cell division protein, translating into MSKITGHIYSFFSRFKFHIVIILGALIVGVLDENSFMKRIEYAYQIEDLKAEIQNYDRQYQHDMQQLKALKTDPKAIARVARERYFMKADNEDIFVLSDDEQPTDNTPKYETAE; encoded by the coding sequence GTGAGCAAGATTACTGGACATATTTACAGTTTTTTCAGTCGGTTCAAGTTTCATATCGTCATTATCCTGGGCGCACTCATCGTAGGCGTACTGGATGAGAACAGTTTTATGAAACGTATTGAGTATGCCTATCAAATCGAAGACCTAAAGGCTGAGATTCAGAACTATGACCGCCAATACCAGCATGACATGCAACAACTGAAGGCTCTCAAAACTGACCCCAAGGCGATTGCACGTGTAGCTCGCGAACGCTACTTCATGAAGGCTGACAATGAAGATATCTTCGTACTGAGCGATGATGAACAGCCGACTGACAACACACCTAAATATGAGACAGCTGAATAA
- a CDS encoding DNA polymerase III subunit gamma/tau translates to MDEYIVSARKYRPMSFDSVVGQLALTTTLKNAVKSGKLAHAYLFCGPRGVGKTTCARIFAKAINCEHPTADGEACNECESCKAFGEGRSYNIFELDAASNNSVENIKSLMEQTRIPPQVGRYKVFIIDEVHMLSTAAFNAFLKTLEEPPAHVIFILATTEKHKILPTILSRCQIYDFERMTVPNIIDHLKRVAEKENIQYEEEALNVIAEKADGGMRDALSIFDQAASFSQGNVTYQKVIEDLNVLDADNYFNIVDLALENKVSEVMVLLNSVINKGFDGGHLITGLASHVRNVLMAKDAQTLPLLEVSEQQRLRYQEQAQKCPVSFLYNALMIMSRCDVEYRQSSNKRLLVELTLIQVAQITQKDDDVPASGRSPKRLKSLFKNLILKAQQKPAPQVVGSLKHNDDTVRRADDGGKVSVAAASSDVVPVAGTSAERPVAKVVSGLPKSINLGSLGLSFENLLKNDKKKTQEEDHEVTNKDENETFTQQDLVVSWRAMCTRMPDRMQALAQRMKNITPTITDFPVIQVLAENNIQLNEMLPIRSRIRATLAKDLHNGQIELVIRLAKREEIKPMLTPREALDKLMTTNRPVRKLVETLGLDLA, encoded by the coding sequence ATGGATGAATATATTGTCTCGGCGCGAAAGTACCGTCCGATGTCCTTCGATTCTGTTGTGGGACAACTGGCGCTGACCACCACGCTGAAGAATGCTGTGAAGAGCGGCAAGCTGGCGCATGCTTATCTTTTCTGCGGACCACGAGGTGTGGGTAAGACCACCTGTGCCCGCATCTTTGCGAAGGCTATCAACTGCGAACATCCAACGGCTGATGGCGAGGCTTGCAATGAGTGCGAGAGCTGCAAAGCGTTCGGTGAAGGACGGAGCTATAACATCTTCGAGCTGGATGCTGCCAGCAACAACTCTGTCGAGAATATCAAGTCGCTGATGGAGCAGACGCGAATCCCGCCGCAGGTAGGACGCTACAAGGTCTTCATCATTGACGAGGTTCACATGCTTTCAACAGCAGCTTTCAATGCCTTCCTCAAGACTTTGGAAGAACCGCCCGCACATGTTATCTTCATCCTTGCAACAACTGAAAAGCATAAGATACTTCCGACAATTCTCTCCCGTTGTCAGATTTATGACTTCGAGCGTATGACCGTTCCGAATATCATTGACCATCTCAAGCGTGTGGCGGAGAAGGAGAATATACAGTATGAGGAAGAGGCGTTGAATGTCATTGCAGAGAAAGCGGATGGCGGTATGCGTGATGCGCTTTCCATCTTCGATCAGGCTGCGAGCTTCTCTCAGGGAAATGTCACCTATCAGAAGGTGATTGAAGACCTGAATGTACTGGATGCAGACAACTATTTCAACATCGTTGACCTCGCTTTGGAGAACAAGGTGAGCGAGGTAATGGTACTTCTGAATTCTGTCATCAACAAAGGTTTTGATGGCGGTCATCTTATCACTGGACTTGCCTCCCATGTCCGTAACGTGCTGATGGCAAAGGATGCACAAACACTTCCACTTCTTGAGGTGAGCGAGCAGCAGCGTCTGCGTTATCAGGAACAGGCACAGAAATGTCCTGTCAGTTTCCTTTACAACGCATTGATGATTATGAGCCGCTGTGACGTGGAGTATCGCCAGAGCTCCAACAAGCGGCTGCTGGTTGAACTGACGCTTATCCAGGTGGCACAGATTACGCAGAAGGATGATGATGTGCCTGCCTCGGGGCGTAGCCCTAAACGATTAAAATCCCTGTTCAAGAATCTTATTCTTAAGGCTCAACAGAAACCGGCTCCGCAGGTGGTCGGGAGCCTGAAACATAATGATGACACAGTTCGCCGTGCTGATGATGGTGGAAAGGTGTCAGTGGCAGCTGCATCTTCAGATGTAGTTCCTGTTGCCGGGACCTCTGCTGAGCGTCCTGTTGCGAAAGTGGTATCGGGGCTGCCGAAGTCCATCAATCTTGGTAGTTTGGGTCTGTCGTTTGAGAATCTGCTCAAGAATGACAAGAAGAAAACCCAGGAAGAAGATCATGAGGTTACCAACAAGGACGAGAATGAGACGTTCACACAGCAGGACCTTGTAGTAAGCTGGCGTGCCATGTGTACACGTATGCCTGACCGTATGCAGGCATTGGCACAGCGAATGAAGAATATCACGCCTACAATCACGGATTTCCCTGTCATTCAGGTGCTTGCTGAAAACAACATCCAGCTTAACGAAATGCTGCCTATCAGGTCGCGTATCCGTGCCACACTGGCAAAGGATTTGCACAACGGACAGATAGAACTCGTCATCCGACTTGCCAAGCGGGAGGAAATCAAGCCGATGCTTACTCCCCGTGAGGCATTGGATAAGCTGATGACGACAAACCGTCCTGTGAGGAAACTCGTAGAGACTTTAGGGCTGGATCTGGCTTGA
- a CDS encoding putative LPS assembly protein LptD yields the protein MRNKSIILLLSFAIVCAMASVNMPVPQGKKARKVKASTVVVDSLLQGQASKAGEEVNKHVPDTTKMDSLQLAIYHHNKAIDDSIRADSMMRARSNGIDAPVTYSADDSLVYDAALGTAYLYGNSKVDYENMKLTSDKVHMNLGNSTVRATGTADSTEEGGIKGKPLFTMGKDEYKSDTMAFNFKSKKGMIKGVYTEQQDGFLSGEVGKRDSSGAIYLQHGRYTTCDDPHPDFYIALSRAKVRPGKDVVFGPAYLVVADVPLPLAIPYGFFPFSKKYSSGFIMPSYGDESDRGFYLRDGGYYFAISDKWDLKLLGEIYTRGSWGVSAASNYRKRYRYSGSFLLSYQDSKTGDKGLPDFVEQESFKIQWSHRQDPKANPYSSLSASVNFATSSYERNNLNSMYNPQTLTQSTRTSSVSWSTNFSSIGLSLSATTNLAQNMRDSTIQMTLPDLNISLSRFYPFKRKHAVGKERWYEKISMSYTGQLSNSISTKEDRLLHSNLFKDWKNAFQHTIPVQANFTMFNYINVTPSFNFTDRMYSKKVSRGWDNALQKEVVTDTTYGFHNVYNWSMNVGASTKLYGFWTPSRKLFGDKIQAIRHVITPQVSFSYSPNFGARRYGYYDSYQYTDASGNVKLVEYSPYQDELYSVPGKYKTEMISWDVSNNIEMKVKSDKDSTGFKKISIIDELGASMSYNAAADYHRWSDLSMRLRLKWWKNYTFSMNAQFATYAYELDANGKPYVGNHTEWGYGRLPRFQGMSQNISFTLNPEKLKKWFSRKDDKDDDKVAEDSDGPDPNIESNMDDDIEKGKHAAKKKRGNIAETDENGYMRFNMPWSLTVGYGITMRENTGGQFNTKTMRYPYKFTQTLNFSGNIRISDGWNINFSSGYDFENHAMSMTTASLSRDLHCFNMSASVVLAPYTSYNFTFRCNASTLTDALKYDKRSGITNAVQWY from the coding sequence ATGAGAAATAAGAGCATTATACTCCTACTATCCTTCGCCATCGTCTGTGCGATGGCAAGTGTCAATATGCCTGTGCCTCAAGGTAAGAAAGCCCGGAAGGTAAAGGCAAGCACTGTTGTGGTTGACAGTTTGCTGCAAGGACAGGCATCTAAGGCTGGTGAGGAGGTCAATAAGCATGTTCCTGATACCACGAAGATGGATTCTCTTCAGTTGGCTATCTATCATCATAACAAGGCTATAGACGATTCTATCCGTGCCGACAGCATGATGCGGGCACGTTCTAATGGAATTGATGCACCGGTGACGTATTCGGCTGACGACTCCCTCGTCTATGATGCGGCATTGGGTACAGCTTATCTGTATGGTAACTCGAAGGTGGATTATGAGAATATGAAACTTACGAGTGATAAGGTTCACATGAATCTCGGAAACAGTACGGTGCGTGCAACGGGTACGGCTGACTCTACGGAAGAAGGGGGAATCAAGGGGAAGCCGCTCTTCACAATGGGGAAAGACGAATATAAGAGTGACACGATGGCATTTAACTTCAAGTCAAAGAAGGGTATGATTAAGGGTGTCTACACTGAGCAGCAGGACGGATTCCTCAGTGGCGAGGTGGGCAAGCGTGACTCTTCGGGCGCCATCTACTTGCAGCATGGACGTTACACCACATGTGATGACCCTCACCCCGACTTCTATATTGCTCTTTCACGTGCGAAGGTTCGTCCGGGCAAGGACGTTGTCTTTGGTCCGGCTTATCTTGTTGTGGCAGATGTTCCCTTGCCTTTGGCTATCCCATACGGTTTCTTCCCTTTCTCCAAGAAATATTCAAGTGGCTTTATCATGCCAAGCTATGGTGATGAAAGTGACCGTGGCTTCTATCTCCGTGATGGCGGCTACTATTTTGCTATCAGTGATAAGTGGGACTTGAAACTCCTGGGCGAGATTTATACCCGAGGTTCCTGGGGTGTGTCGGCAGCCAGCAACTACCGCAAGCGGTATAGGTATTCTGGTTCATTCCTCCTTAGTTATCAGGACTCGAAGACAGGTGACAAAGGACTTCCGGACTTTGTGGAACAGGAGAGTTTCAAGATACAGTGGAGCCATCGTCAGGATCCTAAGGCAAATCCGTACAGTTCGCTGTCGGCAAGTGTGAACTTTGCTACGTCAAGCTATGAGCGTAACAACCTTAACAGCATGTATAATCCGCAGACGCTCACTCAGTCTACCCGAACATCATCTGTAAGCTGGAGTACAAATTTCTCAAGTATAGGACTCTCACTGAGTGCCACAACCAACCTCGCACAGAACATGCGTGACTCGACCATTCAGATGACACTGCCTGACTTGAACATCAGTCTGAGCCGTTTCTATCCGTTCAAGCGCAAGCACGCTGTGGGAAAGGAACGCTGGTATGAGAAGATTTCAATGAGCTATACGGGTCAGTTATCTAATTCTATCTCCACCAAGGAGGACAGGCTTCTGCACTCCAATCTCTTCAAGGACTGGAAGAATGCCTTTCAGCATACTATTCCAGTGCAAGCAAACTTCACCATGTTTAATTATATCAACGTTACACCATCGTTCAACTTTACGGATCGTATGTATTCCAAGAAGGTGTCACGTGGATGGGATAATGCTCTGCAGAAAGAGGTGGTGACGGATACTACATACGGTTTCCATAATGTGTATAACTGGAGCATGAATGTGGGTGCAAGCACGAAGCTGTATGGTTTCTGGACGCCAAGCAGGAAACTTTTCGGTGATAAGATCCAGGCTATCCGACATGTCATCACGCCGCAGGTTTCGTTCTCCTATTCACCTAACTTCGGTGCACGCCGTTATGGTTACTATGACAGCTACCAGTACACGGATGCAAGCGGTAACGTGAAACTCGTTGAGTACTCGCCTTATCAGGATGAACTCTATAGTGTGCCGGGTAAGTACAAGACTGAGATGATCAGTTGGGATGTGAGCAACAACATCGAGATGAAGGTAAAGAGTGACAAGGACTCTACGGGCTTCAAGAAAATAAGTATCATTGATGAGCTGGGAGCAAGTATGTCCTATAATGCTGCAGCCGACTATCATCGCTGGAGTGACCTCAGTATGCGCCTTCGTCTGAAGTGGTGGAAGAATTATACCTTCTCAATGAATGCACAGTTTGCCACCTATGCCTACGAGCTTGATGCTAACGGTAAGCCTTATGTGGGCAATCACACCGAGTGGGGATATGGGCGTCTGCCTCGGTTCCAGGGTATGTCGCAGAACATATCGTTTACACTGAACCCTGAGAAGTTGAAGAAGTGGTTTAGTCGTAAGGATGATAAAGACGATGACAAGGTGGCAGAGGACAGTGATGGACCCGACCCAAATATTGAGTCGAACATGGATGATGACATCGAGAAGGGTAAACACGCAGCCAAGAAGAAGCGTGGCAACATTGCCGAGACTGACGAGAACGGTTACATGCGTTTCAATATGCCGTGGTCGTTGACGGTCGGTTATGGTATCACCATGCGTGAGAACACAGGTGGTCAGTTCAATACCAAGACAATGCGTTATCCTTATAAGTTTACGCAGACGCTGAACTTCTCGGGTAATATTCGCATCAGTGACGGCTGGAACATTAACTTCTCAAGTGGTTACGACTTTGAGAATCATGCCATGAGTATGACAACAGCCAGCTTGTCGCGCGATCTTCACTGCTTCAACATGAGTGCGTCAGTAGTGTTGGCACCATATACATCTTATAACTTCACGTTCCGTTGTAACGCTTCAACACTGACGGATGCGCTGAAGTATGACAAGCGAAGCGGTATCACGAATGCGGTGCAGTGGTATTAG
- a CDS encoding class I SAM-dependent methyltransferase, with amino-acid sequence MEDYYKINKEAWNARTKNHLYSSFYDLDKFKREVKSVPDLDLSLLGDVRGKSILHLQCHFGMDTLSLSKMGANVVGVDFSEEAIQTAKSLNEELGLNAQFCCCNIYDAPAMLKGQKFDIVYTSYGVVNWLPDLIQWGQVISQTLKDGGKFVIVEFHPILWMFNEEFSQVRYAYSRKEPYIVEESTYTDSENDNRQKTATWNHGLAVVLNGLLNNDLQIQSFGEYDYSPFNLFGNMIAEKNGTFKIAGKNGEIPMLFSVVAMKPPR; translated from the coding sequence ATGGAAGATTATTATAAGATAAACAAAGAGGCGTGGAATGCAAGAACAAAAAATCATTTGTATTCTTCATTTTACGACTTGGATAAGTTTAAAAGAGAGGTAAAGTCTGTTCCTGACTTGGATTTGTCTCTATTAGGAGATGTTCGAGGAAAGTCTATCCTGCATCTTCAATGCCATTTCGGCATGGATACGCTTTCCCTGTCAAAGATGGGAGCTAACGTTGTTGGTGTGGATTTCTCGGAAGAGGCTATACAAACAGCAAAGTCGTTGAATGAGGAATTAGGGCTGAATGCACAATTCTGTTGCTGCAATATCTATGATGCACCTGCCATGCTGAAAGGGCAGAAGTTCGATATTGTATACACATCTTATGGTGTAGTTAATTGGTTGCCAGACTTAATCCAATGGGGACAAGTAATTTCACAAACGCTGAAAGACGGTGGAAAGTTTGTTATCGTGGAGTTCCATCCTATATTGTGGATGTTTAATGAAGAATTCTCGCAAGTCCGATATGCTTATTCACGCAAAGAGCCTTACATTGTGGAAGAATCGACCTACACTGATTCGGAAAATGACAATCGGCAAAAGACCGCTACGTGGAATCATGGGTTAGCTGTAGTGCTGAATGGTTTGCTCAATAATGACTTACAGATCCAGTCTTTCGGAGAGTATGATTACTCTCCTTTCAACCTATTCGGGAATATGATTGCAGAAAAGAACGGAACGTTCAAAATCGCAGGAAAGAATGGCGAAATACCAATGCTGTTTTCTGTTGTTGCCATGAAACCTCCAAGATGA
- a CDS encoding HXXEE domain-containing protein has protein sequence MTKINLIIMLFPVVFMIHEYEEIIMFRHWIDRNREELRKRFPKIESFFTRQGPFDYSTSTFAVGTAHEFILVSVVSFCSVWTGQYQLWFAALTGYSVHLLMHIVQWIVYQKYVPVIITSILTLPYCIYSFAEFSEVTVLSFSQMVLWAVIGIVLTILSVFSAFFFMDRFQRWEKGNK, from the coding sequence ATGACAAAAATAAACTTAATAATTATGCTTTTCCCTGTCGTATTTATGATTCACGAATACGAGGAAATTATTATGTTTAGGCATTGGATTGACAGGAATAGGGAAGAATTGAGAAAACGATTCCCTAAAATCGAATCGTTCTTTACTCGACAAGGACCTTTCGATTATTCCACTTCCACCTTTGCCGTTGGTACTGCTCACGAGTTCATACTTGTTTCTGTTGTTTCGTTTTGCTCGGTTTGGACAGGTCAATATCAATTGTGGTTTGCTGCATTGACAGGATATTCCGTTCACCTGCTAATGCATATCGTACAGTGGATTGTATATCAAAAGTATGTACCGGTTATCATTACAAGCATCCTAACATTGCCTTACTGCATCTATTCTTTTGCTGAATTCTCAGAAGTAACAGTTTTATCCTTTTCGCAAATGGTTTTATGGGCAGTTATTGGTATTGTTCTTACCATACTAAGCGTGTTTTCTGCATTCTTCTTTATGGATAGGTTTCAACGTTGGGAAAAAGGTAATAAATAA
- a CDS encoding GNAT family N-acetyltransferase has protein sequence MELQTKRLLLRAWKESDAEVLYKYAQNPNVGPIAGWPPHTSVENSREIINAVLSAPETYAVVLKETGEAVGSVGIMTARSEIHSVKIADNECEIGYWIGEPYWGQGLIPEAVNELLRYAFEDLGRTTVWCGYYDGNENSKRVQEKCGFVYSHTEDNKPVPLLNEVRTEHFTKITLEDWKKLHR, from the coding sequence ATGGAACTACAAACAAAACGTCTGCTATTGAGAGCATGGAAAGAAAGCGATGCTGAAGTATTATACAAGTATGCACAGAATCCGAACGTTGGTCCGATTGCTGGTTGGCCACCGCATACAAGTGTAGAGAACAGTCGTGAAATTATAAACGCAGTACTCTCTGCTCCAGAAACCTATGCAGTTGTGTTGAAAGAAACAGGTGAAGCTGTCGGCAGCGTTGGAATAATGACTGCAAGAAGTGAAATCCACAGCGTAAAGATTGCGGACAATGAGTGTGAAATAGGTTATTGGATAGGTGAACCCTATTGGGGACAAGGCTTGATTCCTGAAGCCGTAAACGAATTGCTTCGGTATGCGTTTGAGGATTTAGGAAGAACTACAGTTTGGTGTGGATACTACGATGGCAACGAGAACTCAAAACGAGTACAAGAGAAATGCGGATTCGTTTACAGTCATACAGAAGACAATAAGCCTGTTCCACTGTTAAATGAGGTTCGCACAGAGCATTTTACTAAAATCACTTTAGAAGATTGGAAGAAACTGCATCGGTAG
- a CDS encoding cation:proton antiporter domain-containing protein, whose protein sequence is MSELPSLVKDLALILVVAGFVTLIFKKLKQPLVLGYIVAGFLVSPHMPYLMSVMDKADIQTWADIGVIFLLFSLGLDFSIKKILKMGASPIIAACTIIFCMMALGVIVGYSFGWKQMDCIFLGGMLAMSSTTIIYKAFADMGLSQQGFASTVMSVLILEDILAIVMMVMLSTVARGASPDGAQIVGSVMKIGFFLVLWFVIGLFIIPLFLRSVRKILNNETLLIVALGFCCLMAVISTKVGFSAAFGAFVMGSILAETVEADKIIRLVDPVKNLFGAIFFVSVGMLVKPDILISYALPILLLVLAILAGQALFGTLGYLLGGQTLKNAMRCGFSMAQVGEFAFIIASLGLSLHVITDFLYPVVVAVSVITTFLTPYMIRAAEPCYNFLIKHLPKHWVRRLTHIQTNTAGESATSDNHWKYLIKKMLLNTIIYSILSSAVIAIMFSAVLPVCRKLSIEWTGNHWVGNAVCGLLTIAFISPFLRSIVMKQNHSEAFKALWTDHRINRLPLIATILARVVIAISFIFYICNYLTRFKNALMIAIAVGILILMLLSRRLKKRSITLERLFIQNLRSRDIEAQVKGKKKPLFADHLIDRDIHIANLELPDDSLWAGKTLYSLKLRNRFGVHISSILRGTQRINIPNGSTILFPGDKLQAIGDDEQLTRLSHAIKSELQPEDTEIEKHEMKLRSFTITKTSPFIGKTLKDSGIRDQYNCMVVGVDEGQKRLTLITPSRCLQAGDVLWVVGEHSDIERIISIH, encoded by the coding sequence ATGTCAGAACTTCCCTCGCTGGTCAAGGACCTCGCACTCATTCTTGTTGTAGCAGGATTTGTAACACTTATATTCAAGAAACTCAAGCAGCCATTGGTATTAGGATATATCGTGGCAGGTTTCCTCGTATCGCCACACATGCCCTATCTGATGAGCGTCATGGACAAAGCCGACATACAGACATGGGCCGACATTGGTGTCATCTTCCTGTTGTTCTCATTAGGACTGGACTTTTCCATCAAGAAGATTCTCAAGATGGGAGCCTCCCCCATCATTGCCGCCTGTACCATCATCTTCTGCATGATGGCATTAGGTGTCATCGTGGGCTACAGCTTTGGATGGAAACAGATGGACTGCATCTTCCTTGGTGGTATGCTTGCCATGAGCTCCACTACCATCATATACAAAGCCTTCGCAGACATGGGACTCTCCCAACAGGGCTTTGCCTCCACGGTCATGAGCGTCCTCATCCTGGAAGACATCCTTGCCATTGTGATGATGGTGATGCTCAGCACTGTTGCCAGAGGTGCCAGTCCCGACGGTGCACAGATTGTCGGAAGTGTCATGAAAATCGGCTTCTTCCTCGTACTATGGTTCGTTATCGGACTCTTTATTATCCCACTCTTCCTCCGTTCTGTCCGCAAGATTCTCAATAATGAGACATTGCTTATCGTGGCACTGGGATTCTGTTGCCTGATGGCAGTCATATCAACAAAAGTCGGCTTCAGTGCTGCCTTTGGCGCCTTCGTCATGGGAAGTATCCTTGCAGAAACGGTTGAAGCCGACAAGATTATCCGTCTTGTTGACCCTGTAAAGAACCTCTTTGGTGCCATCTTCTTCGTCTCTGTAGGTATGTTGGTTAAACCTGACATCCTTATCAGCTATGCCCTCCCCATCCTATTACTTGTCCTCGCTATCCTCGCAGGTCAGGCTTTGTTTGGAACTTTGGGCTATCTCCTTGGCGGACAAACCCTCAAGAATGCCATGCGCTGTGGATTTTCGATGGCACAAGTGGGCGAATTTGCCTTTATCATTGCATCATTAGGACTGTCCTTACATGTCATCACAGACTTTCTCTACCCGGTTGTCGTAGCCGTTTCGGTTATCACAACCTTCCTCACGCCATACATGATTCGTGCGGCAGAGCCTTGCTATAACTTCCTCATCAAGCACCTTCCCAAGCATTGGGTGCGCCGTCTGACACATATACAGACCAATACTGCGGGCGAAAGTGCCACATCGGATAACCATTGGAAATATCTCATCAAGAAGATGCTGCTTAACACCATCATCTATTCCATCCTTTCCTCTGCTGTAATTGCCATAATGTTCTCAGCAGTACTCCCCGTATGCCGCAAGCTCTCAATTGAATGGACTGGAAACCATTGGGTTGGCAATGCCGTGTGCGGACTTCTCACAATAGCTTTCATTTCGCCTTTCCTGCGTTCCATTGTCATGAAGCAGAACCACTCCGAAGCCTTCAAAGCATTGTGGACTGACCATCGCATCAACCGACTACCACTTATTGCCACCATCCTTGCACGTGTAGTCATTGCCATCAGCTTCATTTTCTACATCTGCAACTACCTCACACGCTTCAAGAATGCACTGATGATAGCCATTGCTGTGGGCATATTGATATTGATGCTCCTATCCCGACGACTCAAGAAGAGAAGCATAACACTGGAAAGACTGTTCATCCAGAACCTCCGTAGCCGTGACATCGAAGCACAGGTGAAAGGAAAGAAGAAACCGCTTTTTGCCGACCACCTTATCGACCGTGATATTCACATTGCCAATCTTGAACTGCCCGACGATTCACTATGGGCTGGCAAGACATTGTATAGTCTGAAGCTACGAAACCGTTTTGGAGTACATATCAGCAGTATTCTTCGTGGCACACAACGCATCAACATACCTAATGGCAGTACGATTCTCTTCCCTGGCGATAAGCTGCAAGCCATTGGAGATGATGAACAGCTGACAAGACTCTCCCATGCAATAAAGTCAGAATTGCAGCCTGAAGATACAGAGATAGAAAAGCATGAGATGAAACTCCGTAGCTTTACTATCACCAAGACAAGTCCCTTCATCGGCAAAACACTCAAGGACAGCGGCATCCGTGACCAGTACAACTGTATGGTTGTGGGTGTTGATGAAGGACAGAAAAGGCTCACGCTCATTACTCCTTCCCGCTGCCTGCAGGCTGGAGACGTACTGTGGGTTGTTGGAGAACATAGTGATATAGAACGTATTATATCTATCCACTGA
- the pepT gene encoding peptidase T — MEIVERFINYTKFDTQSAEDSGTVPSTPKQLVFAKYLKEELEHEGLKDVEMDEMGYIYATLPANTKKKIPTIGFISHYDTALDASGANIKARIVENYDGTDIQLNPNMVSSPRMFPELLEHKGEDLIVTDGTTLLGADDKAGIAEIVQAMCFLRDHDEIEHGDIRIAFNPDEEIGMGAHHFDVEKFGCEWGYTIDGGDLGELEYENFNAAGAKVLIHGVSVHTGYAKGKLVNASRLACEFNDMIPATEIPEQTEGYQGFYHLLGIESRCEEAKLSYIIRDHDREHFEERKRFMENCVKKMNEKYGEGTVELKLNDQYYNMKEKIDPNMHVIELVLRAMQQANVAPKVQPIRGGTDGAQLSFKGLPCPNIFAGGVNFHGPYEFVSVQVMEKAMQVIINICRLTAEFND, encoded by the coding sequence ATGGAAATAGTAGAAAGATTTATCAACTACACCAAGTTTGACACACAGTCGGCTGAAGATTCCGGGACAGTGCCAAGTACACCGAAGCAACTGGTCTTTGCAAAATATCTCAAGGAGGAACTCGAACATGAAGGACTGAAGGATGTTGAGATGGATGAGATGGGCTATATCTATGCCACTCTCCCTGCCAACACCAAGAAGAAGATTCCGACAATCGGTTTCATCTCTCATTATGACACTGCACTCGATGCGAGCGGAGCCAACATCAAGGCACGTATTGTAGAGAACTATGACGGAACTGACATACAACTGAATCCTAATATGGTAAGTTCTCCACGGATGTTCCCAGAGCTTTTGGAACATAAGGGAGAAGACCTCATCGTAACAGATGGCACAACCCTGCTGGGTGCTGACGACAAGGCGGGTATTGCTGAGATTGTACAGGCAATGTGCTTCCTTCGTGATCATGATGAAATAGAGCATGGCGACATTCGTATTGCCTTCAACCCTGATGAAGAAATCGGTATGGGTGCACATCACTTTGACGTGGAGAAGTTCGGCTGTGAGTGGGGTTACACCATTGACGGTGGCGACCTCGGTGAACTTGAATACGAGAACTTCAATGCTGCTGGTGCCAAGGTACTGATTCATGGAGTGAGCGTTCACACTGGCTATGCAAAGGGAAAGTTGGTCAATGCAAGCCGTCTGGCATGTGAATTCAATGATATGATTCCAGCAACAGAAATTCCAGAGCAGACTGAAGGTTATCAAGGCTTTTACCATCTCCTTGGTATTGAAAGCCGTTGTGAAGAGGCAAAGCTCAGCTATATCATCCGTGACCATGACCGTGAACACTTCGAGGAACGCAAGCGTTTCATGGAAAACTGCGTGAAAAAAATGAACGAGAAGTATGGAGAAGGTACTGTTGAGCTGAAGTTGAATGACCAGTATTACAACATGAAGGAGAAGATTGACCCGAACATGCACGTCATCGAGCTGGTACTCCGTGCCATGCAGCAGGCGAATGTTGCTCCAAAAGTACAGCCAATCCGTGGTGGCACGGACGGTGCACAGCTCTCATTCAAAGGGCTTCCCTGCCCGAACATCTTTGCTGGTGGCGTAAATTTCCATGGTCCTTACGAGTTCGTTTCAGTCCAGGTTATGGAAAAAGCCATGCAGGTCATCATCAACATCTGCCGATTGACAGCAGAGTTTAATGATTAA